One Mastacembelus armatus chromosome 10, fMasArm1.2, whole genome shotgun sequence DNA window includes the following coding sequences:
- the timm8a gene encoding mitochondrial import inner membrane translocase subunit Tim8 A — protein sequence MDGQGATADPQLQQFIEIESQKQRFQQLVHQMTEVCWEKCMDKPGPKLDSRTESCFVNCVERFIDTSQFILNRLEQTQRGRGTFSENMSD from the exons ATGGACGGTCAAGGAGCGACAGCCGACCCTCAGCTTCAACAGTTCATCGAAATCGAGTCTCAAAAGCAAAGATTTCAGCAGCTGGTGCATCAAATGACTGAGGTTTGCTGG GAGAAATGTATGGATAAACCTGGGCCAAAGCTGGACTCAAGGACAGAAAGTTGCTTTGTTAACTGTGTGGAGCGATTTATTGACACCAGCCAGTTCATCCTAAACAGACTGGAACAGACTCAGAGAGGCCGGGGCACATTCTCTGAGAACATGTCAGATTAA
- the btk gene encoding tyrosine-protein kinase BTK — protein sequence MSENILEEIFIKRSQQKKKTSPLNYKERLFILTQKKIAYYDFDPEKGKRKGLRGSVDIEKIKCVESVQPEPNTPQERMYAFQIIYDEGPLYIFAKNDDVRAQWIKKLKEMVRFNKDLMQKYHPCFWADGVWLCCHQEVKQAMGCKVLDSKNGLTCGRRLSRKPLPPTPTEEKTGRPLPPQPQEPSGPSVGMIVIAEYNYTPMTEQDLELRKDEEYTILEMSDTNWWRARDKYGKEGYIPSNYVVETENGLERFDWYCKNMNRSQAEMLLKTENKDGGFLVRDSSKAGKYTVSLFSKGGGETGGSCRHYNICTTPQGQFYLAEKHNFSTIPELINYHQHNAAGMVSRLKYIVSNRARPPSTAGLGYGVWEIDPHCLTFIKDLGTGQFGVVKYGKWQGKHDVAIKMIKEGSMSEDDFIEEAKIMMKLRHENLVQLYGVCTKHRPIYIVTEFLSNGCLLTYLREGLKQHPTTVQLLEICKDVAEGMAYLESQQFIHRDLAARNCLVDGNGTVKVTDFGLSRYVLDDEYTSSAGSKFPVRWSPPEVLLYCKFSSKSDIWAYGVLMWEVYTLGWLPYERLSNTEIADQVPRGLRLYRPQLANEKVYSIMTTCWHDKPDERPTFHELALTVQDVLYELQ from the exons ATGTCAGAAAATATACTGGAAGAAATCTTCATTAAACGATctcaacagaagaagaagacatcTCCCTTGAACTACAAAGAGAGATTGTTCATTCTCACCCAGAAGAAAATAGCCTACTATGATTTTGATCCTGAGAAAGGG AAGCGAAAAGGTTTGAGAGGGTCAGTTGACATCGAGAAGATCAAGTGCGTAGAGAGTGTCCAGCCAGAGCCCAATACCCCACAAGAGCGCATGTATGCATTCCAG ATCATTTATGACGAAGGGCCATTGTATATCTTTGCAAAGAATGATGATGTTCGGGCTCAGTGGATAAAGAAGCTGAAAGAGA TGGTGCGCTTCAACAAAGATCTGATGCAGAAGTACCATCCTTGTTTCTGGGCTGATGGGGTGTGGCTGTGTTGCCACCAGGAAGTTAAACAAGCTATGGGTTGCAAGGTGCTAGATAGTAAGAATG GCTTAACATGTGGGCGAAGGCTATCCAGGAAACCGCTTCCTCCTACCCCAACAGAG GAGAAGACTGGTCGGCCATTACCTCCACAGCCTCAGGAGCCATCTGGACCCTCTGTAGGCATGATTGTCATAGCTGAGTATAATTACACACCCATGACAGAGCAAGACCTGGAGCTGAGGAAGGATGAAGAGTACACCATCCTCGAGATGTCTGACACGAACTGGTGGAGAGCCCGAGACAAATATGG AAAAGAAGGCTACATACCCAGCAATTACgttgtggaaacagaaaatgggCTAGAAAGATTTGA ctgGTATTGCAAGAATATGAACCGTAGCCAGGCAGAAATGCTGTTAAAGACTGAG AACAAAGATGGAGGCTTCTTGGTACGGGACTCAAGCAAGGCTGGGAAGTACACCGTGTCTCTATTCAGTAAGGGTGGAGG GGAAACTGGTGGAAGCTGCAGGCATTATAACATCTGCACCACCCCCCAGGGCCAGTTTTATCTGGCTGAGAAGCATAATTTCAGCACCATCCCAGAGCTCATCAACTACCATCAGCACAATGCAGCAG GTATGGTTAGCAGACTAAAATACATTGTATCTAACCGGGCGCGGCCTCCATCAACAGCAGGGCTTGGCTATG GCGTGTGGGAGATTGACCCCCACTGCCTCACCTTCATCAAGGATCTGGGCACTGGTCAGTTCGGAGTGGTGAAGTATGGGAAGTGGCAAGGCAAACATGACGTGGCTATTAAGATGATTAAAGAGGGCTCCATGTCTGAAGATGATTTCATAGAAGAGGCCAAAATCATGAT GAAACTTCGCCATGAGAACCTCGTCCAGCTGTATGGTGTCTGCACCAAACACAGACCCATTTACATAGTGACTGAGTTTCTTTCAAATGGCTGCCTGCTGACCTACCTCAGGGAAGGCCTCAAACAGCATCCAACAACTGTCCAGCTCCTTGAGATTTGTAAAGACGTCGCTGAGGGCATGGCCTATCTCGAGTCGCAGCAGTTCATCCACAGAGACCTG GCAGCCAGGAACTGTTTAGTAGATGGCAATGGCACTGTTAAAGTGACTGACTTTGGACTATCAAG GTATGTCTTAGATGATGAGTACACAAGCTCGGCAGGTTCTAAGTTCCCTGTTCGCTGGTCACCTCCTGAGGTCCTCCTTTATTGCAAATTCAGCAGCAAGTCCGACATCTGGGCATATG GGGTTCTCATGTGGGAGGTGTACACTTTGGGTTGGCTTCCGTATGAACGCCTAAGCAACACGGAAATAGCTGATCAAGTGCCCCGGGGCCTGCGCCTCTACCGCCCCCAGCTGGCCAATGAAAAGGTGTACAGCATTATGACAACCTGTTGGCATGAT aaaccAGATGAGAGACCCACCTTTCATGAGCTGGCACTTACTGTTCAGGATGTGTTGTATGAGCTCCAGTAG
- the mars2 gene encoding methionine--tRNA ligase, mitochondrial: MRLPCLFVSRSCKAVYRLHQNPFSSSVLAVPRDQRLPVWRSASTHFCTDDRSYYITTPIFYVNASPHLGHLYSAVIADCLHRYRLLQGFNSKFSTGTDEHGLKIQQAAEAAGKDPLTFCTDVSERFKHLFSSCNIAYTDYIRTTEQRHRRAVEHFWSVLWNKGLIYKGGYEGWYSTQDESFLMPSQVADAVDSSGKDIKVSLESGHKVEWMKEENYMFRLSAFRSQLLDWLRGNPRAIQPERFYQAVLQWLQEDLPDLSVSRQRSRLHWGIPVPGDAEQTIYVWLDALVNYLTVAGYPDKHDHWWNMAHHIVGKDILKFHAIYWPSFLLAAGLSLPKTIYVHSHWTVGGKKMSKSLGNVVDPLERSQIFTSDGMRYFLLRQGVPDSDCDYTDEKVIKLLNAELTDSLGGLLNRCTAPALNPAQVYPSFCLQSFPCERGGRAVSEDYHMLDAVKNLPAIVQQHYESMHIYKALEAITACVRQTNGFVQRHTPWKLDRRHTQDQRWLDTIIHVSLECLRIYGTLLQPIVPEISNKLLSRLGVQPGERSLVALNFLPRYQGMHCPFEGRALGLDSGVLFSRMERQNIDKRKPTKKTAKIK; this comes from the exons ATGAGGCTCCCGTGTCTTTTTGTCAGCAGAAGCTGTAAGGCTGTTTACAGACTGCATCAAAATCCGTTTTCGTCATCAGTCTTAGCTGTACCGAGAGACCAGAGACTGCCTGTGTGGAGATCCGCCAGCACCCATTTTTGCACAGACGACAGGAGTTACTACATAACCACCCCTATCTTCTATGTAAATGCTTCTCCTCATTTAGGACACTTGTATTCAGCTGTGATAGCTGACTGCTTGCACAGGTATAGGCTGCTTCAGGGATTCAACTCTAAGTTTTCAACAG GCACAGATGAACATGGCTTGAAAATCCAACaagctgctgaagctgctggaaAAGATCCCCTGACCTTCTGCACTGATGTGTCTGAGAGATTCAAACATCTCTTCAGCAGCTGCAACATAGCATACACAGACTACATAAGAACCACTGAGCAAAGACACCGTCGGGCTGTGGAGCATTTCTGGTCAGTGCTCTGGAACAAAGGGCTCATCTATAAGGGAGGTTATGAGGGTTGGTACTCCACACAGGATGAAAGCTTCCTAATGCCGTCGCAGGTGGCCGATGCCGTGGACTCATCAGGGAAGGATATCAAGGTGTCGCTGGAGAGTGGGCACAAG GTGGAGTGGATGAAAGAGGAGAACTACATGTTCCGTCTCTCTGCATTTCGGTCACAGTTGCTTGACTGGCTCAGAGGAAATCCTAGGGCCATACAACCTGAGCGTTTCTACCAGGCTGTTCTCCAGTGGTTGCAAGAGGACCTTCCAGACCTCTCTGTGTCCCGTCAGAGAAGCCGTCTTCATTGGGGCATCCCAGTCCCTGGTGATGCTGAACAAACCATCTATGTATGGCTGGATGCTCTGGTGAACTACCTCACAGTAGCTGGCTATCCAGATAAACATGACCATTGGTGGAACATGGCCCACCACATTGTAGGAAAGGACATCTTAAAATTTCATGCCATCTACTGGCCATCTTTTCTTCTAGCAGCTGGACTGTCCCTGCCAAAGACAATATACGTGCACTCTCACTGGACAGTGGGGGGAAAGAAGATGTCCAAAAGTTTGGGTAATGTAGTGGATCCTCTTGAACGTTCACAGATTTTCACATCTGATGGTATGAGGTACTTTCTTCTGCGTCAGGGAGTCCCAGACTCAGACTGTGACTATACGGATGAGAAAGTTATCAAGCTGCTCAATGCAGAGCTCACTGACTCTCTGGGTGGTCTGCTTAACCGCTGCACAGCTCCAGCTCTAAACCCAGCTCAGGTCTACCCATCTTTCTGCCTTCAGTCCTTCCCATGTGAACGGGGAGGAAGGGCAGTGTCTGAAGACTACCACATGTTGGATGCTGTTAAAAATCTCCCTGCTATAGTGCAGCAGCACTATGAAAGCATGCACATATACAAAGCTCTGGAGGCCATCACTGCCTGTGTGAGGCAGACCAATGGGTTTGTTCAACGCCACACACCTTGGAAGCTGGATAGGAGGCACACTCAAGACCAGCGCTGGCTAGACACCATCATCCATGTCTCCCTTGAATGCCTGAGGATTTATGGCACACTCCTCCAGCCAATAGTGCCAGAGATTTCTAATAAGCTTCTGTCCAGACTTGGGGTGCAACCAGGTGAGAGGAGTTTGGTAGCTCTGAATTTCCTGCCAAGGTATCAGGGAATGCACTGTCCTTTTGAAGGGAGAGCATTAGGGCTTGACTCTGGAGTGCTTTTTAGTCGCATGGAACGTCAGAATATAGATAAACGAAAGCcaacaaaaaagacagcaaaaattaaatga
- the LOC113144814 gene encoding magnesium transporter NIPA2, with protein MFQMEATRVDFYIGLSLAVSSSIFIGASFILKKKGLLRLASKGSMRAGQGGYAYLKEWLWWAGLISMGAGEAANFAAYAFAPATLVTPLGALSVLVSAVLSSYFLNERLNVHGKIGCLLCVLGSTVMVIHAPQEEEVASLSAMAEKLRDPGFIVFAVCVVGSSLVLIFAVAPRFGQKNVLVYILICSVIGSLSVSCVKGLGIGIKELFAGTAVLKEPLFWSLLICLVLCVSVQINYLNKALDIFNTSIVTPIYYVFFTTSVMACSAILFKEWLSMTTDGVVGTISGFLTIILGIFLLHAFKDITFSWDSLPLYLKKGPQGFPWGHQPYVALPSHDSKAEDEFKVPREEGSKGGWGTHQRAP; from the exons ATGTTTCAGATGGAAGCGACCCGAGTGGACTTCTACATCGGCCTCTCTCTCGCTGTGAGCTCCAGTATTTTTATCGGTGCGAGTTTCATCTTAAAGAAGAAAGGTCTGCTGCGTTTGGCCAGCAAGGGTTCAATGCGAGCAG GTCAGGGAGGATATGCTTACTTGAAAGAATGGCTGTGGTGGGCAGGGCTAATTTCAA tGGGAGCCGGAGAGGCAGCAAACTTCGCTGCATATGCATTTGCACCTGCCACACTGGTGACTCCCCTCGGTGCATTGAGTGTACTCGTGAG TGCTGTGCTCTCCTCTTACTTTTTGAATGAGAGGCTGAATGTGCATGGAAAGATTGGTTGTCTGCTGTGCGTCTTGGGATCCACTGTGATGGTGATTCATGCCCCACAGGAAGAAGAGGTTGCTTCCCTCAGTGCCATGGCTGAGAAGCTCAGAGACCCAG GTTTcattgtgtttgctgtgtgcgTTGTGGGAAGCAGCCTGGTTCTTATCTTTGCAGTGGCTCCGCGGTTTGGACAGAAGAATGTGCTGGTCTACATCCTGAtctgctctgtgattggctCCCTCTCTGTGTCTTGTGTCAAGGGACTGGGGATTGGCATTAAGGAGCTGTTTGCTGGGACAGCAGTATTGAAGGAACCCCTGTTCTGGTCCTTACTCATCTGCCTGGTACTCTGTGTCAGTGTTCAGATCAATTACCTGAACAAGGCCCTGGACATCTTTAACACCTCCATAGTCACGCCCATCTACTACGTCTTCTTCACCACCTCTGTCATGGCCTGCTCAGCTATCCTATTTAAGGAATGGTTGAGTATGACTACTGATGGAGTAGTGGGAACAATTAGCGGGTTCCTCACCATCATTTTGGGGATATTCCTCCTCCATGCCTTCAAGGACATTACTTTTAGTTGGGATTCTCTCCCACTGTACCTAAAGAAGGGTCCTCAGGGCTTTCCATGGGGTCACCAGCCTTATGTGGCTCTTCCCAGCCATGATTCAAAAGCAGAGGATGAGTTCAAGGTGCCCAGAGAAGAAGGCTCAAAAGGAGGGTGGGGTACACACCAGAGGGCTCCTTAA